One window of the Esox lucius isolate fEsoLuc1 chromosome 8, fEsoLuc1.pri, whole genome shotgun sequence genome contains the following:
- the pde4dip gene encoding myomegalin isoform X1 produces MLDVKMKEVCRICARELCGNQRRWIFHPASKLNLQVLLSHVLGRELTRDGRGEFACSKCAFMLDRMYRFDTVIARVEALSLERMHKLLLEKDRLRQCIGGLYRKNNLELQAQDEAVMEMEIRATGTRGTEGGGQAEVDSSVMDLSSLTEARYSALLQNDLAYSVHECWADKKDEQNSAPEAQRQHHHPQCPGLEALSGQRPRRCRGCAALRVADSDYEAVCKVPRRVGRRSTSCGPYTRYAGGAAGGEETSTASTHTPPQAPGMDTESDRTLCDADPESMTLSPGSSAESLDTTVDAARPCDTHRAEEEEKEREEGEKAQGGSAAGLTLELALSLMRNWEYKPLKSPQGSKLPVLIKPKLETSPSGLPRSLQTPDYELYSHPTISELLTPGSQHELHTELSEMEEQWLDDYVQCGPFRFQQKLLDEQQNQLSQYESAAGQCVTKLQKAQLQVHTLQAKIRESEAMNQNLQVRMGDMECELLLVREEAQRLERNILNLTDTVNSKQTEAGELYQVIEEQNNMLCSLKELADRHQLQTSQVSGVEMGRVQGQVLALQGSLFQAQLELQAGRRAQVQATKREEDLARALTRLEADFQRAAEHRHSTEQHNQDLHLALENARSELQQVEEQLSEMDGERQKEKEEMGSTIQELRTSLQGKEQLVQEYSKLLGQQHEPGEKRDSLLAKLRERIKERDRALERAVDDKFRRVEEKEGETRRLQLLLRDKERDLERQRCVLSNNQETITSLELLLRGKGLELQQVSEAWTSLQRHHEESQERHIRSLRERDALISQLQNALRARTKEAEDLTEALLSKVKPGPSEMVEELKARLSLKEKLFQELLSDHGRLVQEHHSQVQELLDTIAARDRYIKDSAGRLGMVMTEQTGRLQELRRQLTSRSRTYVSQLGVRGPDPQETGPDLQETSPDLQALQEELRLALMREREAQAELTALRTQGTAQPVERQAEFREFSSDEEDDDVNSEYADSMEVEESKVTALTLNTMQKSERCGAPGNGKSSLDTVGVEGGQAQGLVEVKHLVHQKMVVERELQELKAQLMKAGFSSLSQMRKALYSLHNENEELKSHQAARPPETDHRDEQRLTEEDDDDEELDVEEEEEELCGDDLWEGWEDERLSQEEHNNPGPTLRDPGLGKRDYARPVSLDLGALLSLSTQDNEEKEGGGEAGVSKQSPTETVMVEKAVRLQLESKELQERLMVSEATVQAQAEQLKDYRDLLTETSVQHDSKQVQVDLQDMGYETCGRSENEAEREETSSPEFDDLEMCTSLECGGSQWWPVAVRPEEPGPPAPTSEAADIASLQQLVEDLRSQLSHSQTVIRSLQGRLRSLSTSSDPFGPSNGLSNPRKVNWSFQFQASPSQSSPEDDEGWESSGGGLGPSLRQPKPDKDLQELESRIGAIEDQLRKDKGTPVGTPVGTPGHQEEGRAVTWPGPGKFDTLIQAQARELSHLRQRMREGLGVCHILTQHLGDTTKAFEELLRANDIDYYMGQSFREQLAQSSSLAQRASIKISGRDHPEIPDDKTGTELLAIRLSKELQQKDKTIEALRAKLNLNQPRFDTPCSSHALSDTTDQSDRISFVSDEHASTNEDLELCSEMDAASEYGQEDRQTSSRASTGSHCSSVLTSLQPSVPPSVTPSHAQQSSVSCPSMQRSGDTQGQTGIHGGQVSGSFPAFPQPHPQSLYHPKLSSLRAPLPFHPHMLRPRYHGSEPGGFSLAEVHQELQMLQRKLEDHERFAVPPAKTFGGFPASAHCHPQTSSGYPPQALSYHTSHPSPLKGPNTDHVSLSANPASMTGASLLESGALWDMGYGTRLARIGAADLSSGSSGYQSGTSHTECGQHLDVRFGVGSDLMKEHLREIRSLRQRLEDSIQTNERLRQQLEEKLAIPAREKCAPTNIYIQGLDSVNQLSSEIRVLKEENLNLQARLQQASREGSKEVAQLREAALLGRARVKEAELETEQWAEQVRRLQTQTQAQTLEISQLRQDKQSHQEAVNRLQHEVKVLQQQLCESRVLVHSLQYELQMYRGDRHVPKTTRADVGSHPAESAPFHPRDLHVQLEQQLTSGTRPPAARKQLFDNAALSPPVRDTGLFSPPSPHSPTLKPQEVDSSPRGQAPDGSFANRNGCHVVGHIDDFRALQQQILEGRIHVGKMETTLQATVNCPLLELSQDKAGNPGSVRSLLTSTKTLWQILEEASSLLRMFWRAALPINEGGSPRSTKKELSLKEEVHTLRRRVSEQEEALRDAMETLKSSNRTKDSMEHFIVSQLSRTKDVLKKARTNLEENDDRLSSLGITPTPPLLFLLLFLLPLVGENPRFNCDLIRAAGCGVMKLQTPTVPWPDTQGLTQGS; encoded by the exons ATGTTGGACGTGAAAATGAAGGAAGTGTGTCGGATCTGTGCTCGTGAACTCTGCGGTAACCAACGGCGGTGGATCTTTCACCCAGCCTCCAAACTCAATCTGCAGGTGCTGCTGTCTCATGTTCTGGGCAGAGAGCTGACCCGCGACGGCAGGGGGGAGTTTGCCTGCTCCAAGTGTGCCTTCATGCTGGACCGCATGTACCGATTCGACACGGTGATCGCGCGCGTGGAGGCCCTATCCCTGGAACGCATGCACAAGCTGCTGCTGGAGAAGGACCGACTGAGACAGTGTATAGGAGGCCTTTATCGaaagaacaacttggagctccAAGCCCAGGATGAGGCTGTCATGGAGATGGAGATCAGGGCTACTGGGAccagggggacagagggaggagggcaGGCTGAGGTTGACTCATCCGTGATGGACCTCTCCTCCCTGACGGAAGCCAGGTACAGTGCTTTGCTCCAGAACGACCTGGCCTACTCTGTGCACGAGTGCTGGGCAGACAAAAAGGACGAGCAGAACTCTGCTCCAGAGGCCCAACGCCAGCATCATCACCCCCAGTGCCCAGGGTTGGAGGCTCTGTCGGGGCAGCGACCCAGGCGTTGCAGGGGCTGTGCGGCTCTGCGTGTGGCCGACTCCGACTACGAGGCTGTGTGTAAGGTACCTCGGCGGGTAGGCAGGAGGAGCACTTCGTGCGGACCCTATACCCGCTACGCAGGCGGTGCTGCAGGGGGCGAGGAGACCTCCACCGCGTccacccacacccccccccaggCCCCAGGCATGGACACGGAGAGTGACCGGACCCTTTGCGATGCGGATCCGGAGAGTATGACCCTCAGCCCAGGCTCGTCGGCCGAATCTCTGGACACAACCGTGGACGCGGCTCGACCTTGCGACACGCACCGagcggaggaagaggagaaggagcgagaggaaggagagaaggcCCAAGGAGGCTCAGCTGCCGGCCTGACCCTGGAGCTGGCTCTAAGCCTAATGAGAAACTGGGAGTACAAACCTCTCAAGTCCCCTCAAGGCAGCAAGCTCCCGGTTCTGATAAAACCCAAACTGGAAACAAGCCCCTCGGGTCTACCTCGGTCCCTCCAGACCCCAGACTATGAGCTCTACTCCCACCCTACCATCTCAGAGCTGTTGACCCCTGGCAGTCAGCATGAGCTGCACACAGAACTGTCCGAgatggaggagcagtggctggATGACTATGTCCAGTGCGGGCCATTCCGCTTCCAGCAG AAGCTGCTGGATGAGCAGCAGAACCAGCTGTCCCAGTATGAGAGTGCTGCGGGTCAGTGTGTTACAAAGCTCCAGAAGGCCCAGCTCCAGGTGCACACTTTACAGGCCAAGATCAGAGAGAGCGAGGCCATGAACCAG AACCTGCAGGTGCGTATGGGGGACATGGAATGCGAGCTGCTCCTGGTCAGAGAGGAGGCCCAGAGACTGGAACGAAACATTCTCAACCTCACTGACACAGTCAACAGCAAGCAGACTGAG GCAGGAGAGTTGTACCAGGTGATAGAAGAGCAGAACAACATGCTGTGTTCTCTCAAAGAGCTGGCCGACCGACACCAGCTCCAGACGTCACAG GTCTCGGGTGTAGAGATGGGACGAGTGCAGGGGCAGGTCCTGGCTCTCCAGGGCTCTCTCTTCCAGGCGCAGCTGGAGCTGCAGGCAGGTAGGAGGGCCCAGGTTCAGGCTACCAAAAGGGAGGAAGACCTGGCCCGAGCCCTGACACGCCTAGAGGCAGACTTTCAACGAGCCGCGGAGCACCGACACAGCACTGAGCAACATAACCAG GACTTGCATCTCGCGCTGGAGAACGCTCGCTCAGAGCTGCAGCAGGTAGAAGAACAACTTagtgagatggatggagagagacagaaagagaaggaggagatggggagCACCATCCAAGAGCTACGGACGTCGCTTCAGGGCAAAGAGCAGCTGGTGCAG gagTACTCTAAGTTGTTGGGCCAACAACACGAgccaggagagaagagagactcCCTGCTGGCCAAACTGAGGGAGCGCATCAAGGAGAGAGACCGAGCGCTGGAG CGGGCGGTGGACGACAAGTTCCGCCgcgtggaggagaaggagggcgAAACGCGGCGTCTGCAGCTGCTGCTCcgggacaaagagagagacctggagaggcaaCGGTGTGTGCTGTCAAACAACCAGGAGACCATCACG AGTCTGGAACTGCTGCTCCGTGGGAAGGGGCTGGAGTTGCAGCAGGTGTCCGAGGCTTGGACGAGtttacagcgccaccatgaggaaaGCCAGGAGAGACACATCCGtagcctgagagagagagacgcgctCATCAGCCAGCTGCAGAATGCCCTACGTGCACGGACCAAGGAGGCTGAG GACCTGACTGAAGCCCTGCTCAGTAAGGTGAAGCCAGGTCCCAGTGAGATGGTGGAGGAGCTGAAGGCCCGCCTCTCTCTGAAGGAGAAACTGTTCCAGGAACTGCTGTCTGACCACGGCCGGCTAGTCCAGGAGCACCACTCCCAGGTCCAGGAGCTGCTCGACACCATCGCAGCAAGAGACCGGTACATCAAG GACTCGGCAGGTCGTCTGGGTATGGTGATGACTGAGCAGACTGGACGTCTCCAGGAGCTACGCAGACAGTTAACCTCACGCTCCCGGACCTACGTGTCCCAGCTAGGTGTCCGTGGTCCAGACCCCCAGGAGACCGGCCCAGACCTCCAGGAGACCAGCCCAGACCTCCAGGCCTTGCAGGAGGAGCTGCGTCTGGCCCtgatgagggagagggaggctcAGGCTGAGCTCACAGCCCTCAGGACCCAGGGCACAGCCCAACCAGTCGAGAGGCAGGCAGAGTTTCGAG AATTCTCCTCAGATGAAGAGGATGATGATGTTAACAGCGAATATGCAGACAGCATGGAGGTAGAGGAATCGAAGGTGACAGCTCTAACCTTAAATACCATGCAG AAGTCAGAGCGTTGTGGAGCACCTGGGAATGGGAAATCCTCCCTGGACACTGTGGGAGTCGAAGGAGGCCAGGCCCAGGGGCTGGTGGAGGTGAAACACCTGGTGCACCAgaagatggtggtggagagggagCTGCAGGAACTCAAGGCTCAGCTGATGAAGGCTGGCTTCTCCTCGCTCTCCCAGATGAG GAAAGCTCTCTACAGCCTACACAATGAGAACGAGGAGCTGAAGTCTCACCAGGCAGCCAGACCGCCAGAGACCGACCACAGGGATGAGCAGAGACTCACTGAAGAAGACGACGATGACGAAGAGTTGGATgtcgaggaggaggaagaggagctatGCGGGGATGATTTGTGGGAGGGCTGGGAGGATGAGCGTCTTTCCCAGGAAGAGCACAATAACCCCGGGCCCACCCTAAGAGATCCTGGCCTGGGGAAGAGAGACTACGCTAGGCCTGTCTCTCTGGACCTGGGAGCCCTGTTATCCCTCTCCACACAG GATAATgaggagaaggaaggaggaggggaggcTGGTGTAAGCAAACAGAGCCCCACGGAGACAGTGATGGTTGAGAAGGCTGTGCGTCTACAGCTGGAGAGCAAGGAGCTGCAGGAGAGACTCATGGTGTCTGAGGCCACGGTACAAGCTCAGGCTGAACAGCTCAAAGACTACAGAGACCTGCTGA CGGAGACCTCCGTGCAGCACGACAGTAAGCAGGTGCAGGTGGATCTACAAGATATGGGCTATGAGACGTGTGGTCGTAGTGAGAACGAGGCTGAGAGGGAGGAGACCAGCAGCCCGG AGTTCGACGATCTGGAAATGTGCACGTCCTTGGAGTGCGGTGGCTCCCAGTGGTGGCCTGTCGCCGTGCGTCCCGAGGAGCCCGGTCCTCCGGCACCGACCTCGGAGGCGGCTGACATCGCCTCCCTCCAACAATTGGTCGAGGACCTTCGCTCGCAGCTCTCCCACTCCCAGACGGTGATCCGGAGCCTCCAAGGCCGCCTGcgctccctctccacctccagcGACCCCTTTGGCCCCTCCAACGGCCTTTCCAATCCCCGCAAAGTCAATTGGAGCTTCCAGTTCCAGGCCTCGCCCTCTCAGAGCAGCCCGGAGGATGACGAGGGCTGGGAGTCCTCCGGCGGGGGACTGGGACCATCCCTGCGGCAACCCAAACCTGACAAGGACCTCCAGGAGCTGGAGTCCCGTATTGGCGCCATCGAGGACCAACTGAGGAAGGACAAAGGGACCCCAGTAGGGACCCCAGTAGGGACCCCGGGGCATCAGGAGGAGGGCAGGGCTGTCACCTGGCCTGGGCCGGG TAAGTTTGACACCCTGATTCAGGCCCAGGCTCGTGAGCTGTCCCACCTGCGCCAGAGGATGCGTGAGGGGCTCGGTGTGTGCCACATCCTGACCCAGCATCTGGGTGACaccaccaaagcctttgaggaGCTGTTGCGTGCCAACGACATTGACTACTACATGGGCCAGAGTTTCAGAGAACAGCTGGCCCAGAGCAGCTCGCTGGCACAGAGAGCCAGCATTAAAATCAGCGGAC GGGATCATCCAGAGATACCTGATGACAAGACTGGCACAGAGCTGCTCGCCATACG gctGAGTAAGGAGCTCCAACAGAAGGATAAGACCATCGAGGCACTCCGTGCCAAACTCAATCTAAACCAGCCACGTTTTGACACACCCTGCAGTAGCCACGCCCTCTCCGACACCACTGACCAATCGGACCGCATTTCCTTTGTGTCTGACGAGCATGCCTCCACCAATGAGGACCTGGAGCTATGCTCTGAAATGGATGCAGCCAGCGAGTATGGGCAGGAGGACAGACAAACCTCCAGTAGAGCTAGTACAG GTTCTCACTGTAGCAGTGTCCTCACATCACTCCAACCATCCGTTCCTCCATCCGTCACGCCATCCCACGCACAACAGTCCTCTGTCAGCTGTCCCAGCATGCAGCGGTCaggggacacacagggacagacag GAATCCATGGTGGGCAGGTGTCTGGTTCCTTTCCCGCttttccccagccccatccccaGTCCCTTTACCACCCAAAACTCTCCTCTCTAAGAGCCCCCTTGCCATTTCACCCACACATGCTGAGGCCCCGTTACCATGGCAGCGAGCCCGGGGGTTTCTCCCTGGCGGAGGTTCACCAGGAGCTGCAGATGTTACAGAGGAAGTTGGAAGATCATGAGC GTTTCGCAGTTCCACCAGCCAAGACGTTTGGAGGCTTTCCTGCGTCGGCCCACTGCCATCCCCAGACGTCCTCCGGTTACCCTCCTCAGGCTCTGTCCTACCAcacctcccatccctctcctctcaAGGGTCCCAACACTGACCATGTTAGCCTCAGTGCTAATCCTGCCTCGATGACGGGTGCTAGTCTACTGGAGAGCGGGGCATTGTGGGACATGGGCTACGGGACTCGTCTGGCGAGAATTGGCGCTGCTGACCTTTCGTCCGGGTCGTCAGGTTACCAGTCTGGCACGAGTCACACAG AATGTGGTCAGCATTTGGATGTGCGTTTCGGGGTAGGTTCTGACTTGATGAAGGAGCACCTGCGTGAGATCCGGAGTCTACGGCAACGCCTGGAAGATTCCATCCAGACTAACGAGCGCCTCAGACAGCAGCTGGAGGAAAAGCTGGCCATCCCGGCCAGAGAGAAAT GTGCTCCTACCAACATTTACATCCAGGGCTTGGACTCTGTCAACCAGCTGTCCAGTGAAATCAGAGTTCTGAAAGAGGAGAACCTCAACCTACAGGCCAGACTCCAGCAGGCCAGCAGAG AGGGCAGTAAAGAGGTAGCGCAGCTGCGGGAGGCGGCACTGTTGGGGCGTGCCCGGGTGAAAGAGGCGGAGTTAGAGACCGAGCAGTGGGCAGAGCAGGTCAGGAGGCTGCAGACACAAACTCAGGCTCAGACCCTAGAGATCAGCCAACTGAGACAGGACAAACAGAGCCACCAGGAGGCCGTCAACAG GTTGCAGCATGAGGTGAAAGTATTGCAGCAACAGTTGTGTGAGAGCCGCGTCCTGGTCCACTCTCTACAGTATGAGCTCCAGATGTACCGCGGAGACCGCCACGTCCCCAAGACAACACGCGCAGATGTAGGGTCACACCCAGCGGAATCTGCGCCGTTCCACCCCAGGGACCTGCATGTTCAGCTGGAACAGCAGTTGACCTCCGGGACACGTCCTCCTGCAGCCAGGAAACAGCTCTTTGACA ACgccgctctctctccccctgtcagAGACACTGGACTCTTCAGCCCCCCTTCTCCTCACTCCCCCACCCTGAAACCCCAGGAGGTTGACTCTTCTCCCAGGGGCCAGGCTCCCGACGGCTCCTTTGCGAACCGCAATGGCTGCCACGTTGTGGGGCACATTGATGACTTCAGAGCCTTACAGCAGCAGATCCTGGAGGGACGCATCCACGTTGGCAAAATGGAGACTACCCTCCAGGCCACGGTCAAttgtcccctgctggagctcaGCCAGGACAAG gcCGGGAACCCAGGCAGCGTGAGGAGTCTTCTGACTAGCACTAAGACCCTGTGGCAGATCCTGGAGGAGGCAAGCTCCCTGCTCAGAATGTTCTGGAGGGCAGCACTCCCGATTAATGAGGGGGGGTCCCCACGGAGCACCAAGAAG GAGCTGTCTTTAAAGGAGGAGGTCCACACACTGCGTCGGCGAGTCTCAGAGCAGGAGGAGGCCCTGAGGGACGCCATGGAGACACTGAAGAGCTCCAACCGCACCAAAGACAGCATGGAACATTTTATCGTCAGCCAAT TGTCAAGAACAAAGGACGTCTTGAAGAAAGCACGAACAAACTTAGAG